The following proteins are co-located in the Poecile atricapillus isolate bPoeAtr1 chromosome 20, bPoeAtr1.hap1, whole genome shotgun sequence genome:
- the LOC131586764 gene encoding uncharacterized protein LOC131586764: MRSGLRAHLEPAGDAPGSSGQRHWLSPPAPGVFMGRGPRVGTRCSPGTRCRPPCTTPWWTSPKNTWKGRTPGILRGTGCAGQGMVWKQCGVMLLDLAVMLGCRGRSLCRDSSGVKPAIFKGNYFLLWRLLCSVAAAGGCAHPGSVPLLCKGVQRGAARGSWGTSLGGVCLVCSSWKIHPGARTTCLVCSSRPWAEGFAVEVTHVCHPGVLSALPALLPWELGALLSLLLQAVWGGSSSVPVGPWLLVASVMGGRWCLEREDPRLDPLFPHLQVPGSGGTRVLLGSGSVKAVELSVSMRVWMAPGTGGSDCPLQ; encoded by the coding sequence ATGCGGAGCGGGCTCCGCGCTCACCTTGAGCCGGCGGGGGATGCTCCGGGGAGCTCCGGGCAGCGCCATTGGCTGTCCCCGCCGGCTCCGGGGGTATTTATGGGGCGGGGGCCGCGGGTCGGCACTCGCTGCTCTCCCGGCACACGCTGCCGGCCCCCATGCACCACGCCATGGTGGACTTCTCCGAAAAATACCTGGAAAGGTAGGACACCCGGCATCTTGCGAGGAACGGGATGCGCTGGCCAGGGGATGGTTTGGAAGCAGTGCGGGGTGATGCTGCTGGACCTCGCGGTCATGCTGGGGTGCCGGGGCAGATCACTTTGTAGAGACAGCTCCGGAGTGAAACCAGCAATTTTTAAAGGGaattatttcttgctgtggCGTTTATTGTGCAGTGTGGCCGCAGCTGGGGGCTGTGCACACCCAGGGTCGGTGCCGCTCCTTTGCAAGGGTGTGCAAAGAGGAGCAGCACGTGGAAGCTGGGGAACTTCCTTAGGAGGTGTTTGCCTGGTGTGTTCCAGCTGGAAAATCCACCCAGGAGCCAGGACCACCTGCCTGGTGTGTTCCAGCCGGCCTTGGGCTGAGGGCTTTGCTGTGGAGGTGACCCACGTGTGCCACCCAGGGGTGCTCagtgctctgccagccctgctgccctgggaactgggagcactgctgAGCTTGTTGCTCCAGGCTGTGTGGGGTGGCTCATCCTCTGTGCCAGTGGGTCCCTGGCTGCTGGTGGCATCGGTGATGGGAGGCAGATGGTGTTTGGAGCGTGAGGATCCGCGTTTGGATCCGCTTTTCCCACATTTGCAGGTGCCTGGCAGCGGTGGGACTCGTGTCCTGCTGGGATCAGGGAGTGTGAAGGCAGTGGAACTGTCCGTGTCCATGAGGGTGTGGATGGCACCAGGGACTGGAGGGAGCGATTGCCCTCTGCAATAA
- the RGS3 gene encoding regulator of G-protein signaling 3 isoform X8, whose amino-acid sequence MPFFRDPSKPQPLEFHAEMLLAVQRPHTGSLQRRHTMKEAKDMKNRLGIFRRRNESPGANPSGKLDKVLKSLKPTPEEALKWGDSLEKLLLHKYGLAAFRAFLRTEFSEENLEFWLACEEFKKIKSQSKMVSKAKKIFAEYIAIQSCKEVNLDSYTREHTKENLQNITRSCFDLAQKRIYGLMEKDSYPRFLRSDLYLDIINQKKGSSPL is encoded by the exons ATGCCCTTCTTCCGTGACCCGTCCAAGCCGCAGCCGCTGGAGTTCCACGCCGAGATGCTGCTGGCGGTGCAGAGGCCGCACACGGGCAGCCTGCAGCGCCGGCACACCATGAAGGA AGCCAAGGACATGAAGAACCGGCTGGGGATCTTTCGGCGGCGGAACGAGTCCCCCGGAGCCAACCCCTCCGGCAAGCTGGACAAAGTGCTCAAATCCCTCAA GCCCACTCCCGAGGAAGCGCTCAAGTGGGGGGACtccctggagaagctgctgctgcacaaat ACGGGCTCGCCGCCTTCAGGGCCTTCCTGCGCACCGAGTTCAGCGAGGAGAACCTGGAGTTCTGGCTGGCCTGTGAGGAGTTCAAGAAGATCAAATCCCAGTCCAAGATGGTCTCCAAGGCCAAGAAGATCTTCGCTGAGTACATTGCCATCCAGTCCTGCAAGGAG GTCAACCTGGACTCCTACACACGGGAGCACACCAAGGAGAACCTGCAGAACATCACCCGCAGCTGCTTTGACCTGGCACAGAAGAGGATTTATGGGCTCATGGAGAAGGACTCGTACCCCCGCTTCCTCCGCTCCGACCTGTACTTGGACATAATCAACCAGAAGAAAGGCAGCTCCCCGCTGTAG